A window from Canis aureus isolate CA01 chromosome 23, VMU_Caureus_v.1.0, whole genome shotgun sequence encodes these proteins:
- the LOC144295457 gene encoding olfactory receptor 51I2-like, with product MLLSHSYVNISFFQPHAFLMIGIPGLEAVHGWISIPFSFMYTVALTGNCLILLAVRRTPSLHQPMYYFLSMLALTDVGLTLSTLPTTLAVLWFDYRHIGFNACLVQMFFLHSFSVVESSVLLAMSFDRFVAISNPLRYAATLTNNVIIRIGLAIMARATVSLFPGPFLLKRLNFCPDKILLSHSFCFHADVMKRACADITVNILYGLYVVLSTVGVDSLFIVLSYTLILHTVMGLASPRERVRALNTCVSHILAVLIFYIPVIGVSMIHRFGRHLPHIVHALVAYVYLVVPPVLNPIIYSVKSKPIREAMLRLLRKKRKG from the coding sequence ATGCTCCTTTCCCACTCCTATGTCAACATCTCCTTCTTCCAGCCACATGCCTTCCTGATGATTGGCATCCCAGGGCTGGAGGCTGTTCATGGATGGATCTCCATCCCCTTCTCTTTCATGTACACTGTGGCCCTCACTGGAAACTGCCTGATTCTCTTGGCTGTGAGGAGAACTCCCAGCTTGCACCAGCCCATGTACTACTTCCTGTCCATGCTGGCCCTCACTGATGTGGGCCTCACTCTGTCCACACTGCCAACCACCCTGGCTGTGCTCTGGTTTGATTATCGGCACATAGGCTTCAATGCCTGCCTGGTTCAGATGTTCTTCCTCCACTCCTTCTCTGTGGTGGAGTCATCAGTGCTCCTGGCCATGTCATTTGACCGCTTTGTGGCCATCTCTAACCCTCTTCGCTATGCAGCTACCCTCACCAATAATGTCATTATTAGGATTGGGCTGGCCATTATGGCTAGAGCCACTGTATCCCTCTTTCCAGGGCCCTTCTTATTGAAGCGACTGAACTTTTGCCCTGACAAGATCCTCCTGTCCCATTCCTTCTGTTTCCATGCAGATGTCATGAAACGGGCTTGTGCTGACATTACTGTCAACATCCTTTATGGGCTATATGTAGTTTTATCCACAGTAGGTGTAGACTCTTTGTTTATTGTCCTGTCCTATACCCTTATTCTTCATACAGTGATGGGTCTGGCCTCTCCCAGGGAGCGTGTCCGAGCCCTCAACACATGTGTGTCTCATATATTAGCTGTTCTGATTTTCTACATCCCAGTCATAGGAGTGTCAATGATCCACCGTTTTGGGAGGCACCTGCCTCACATTGTACATGCTCTGGTTGCCTATGTGTACCTGGTGGTGCCCCCTGTGCTCAACCCCATCATCTACAGTGTGAAATCCAAGCCCATTAGGGAGGCTATGCTCAGACTgctgagaaagaagaggaaaggctgA
- the LOC144295458 gene encoding olfactory receptor 51I2-like, with protein sequence MLPSHSYVNISFFQPHAFLMIGIPGLEAVHGWISIPFSSMYTVALTGNCLILLAVRRTPSLHQPMYYFLSMLALTDVGLTLSTLPTTLAVLWFDYRQIGFNACLVQMFFLHSFSVVESSVLLAMSFDRFVAISNPLHYAAILTNNVIIRIGLAIVARATLSLFPVPFLLKRLNFCPDKILLSHSFCFHPDVMRRACADITINILYGLYVVLSTGGIDSLFIILSYALILHTVLGLASPRERIRAFNTCVSHILAVFVFFIPVITMSMIHRFGRHLPTVVHALVAYVYLVVPPVLNPIIYSMKSKPIREAMIRMLKR encoded by the coding sequence ATGCTCCCTTCCCACTCCTATGTCAACATCTCCTTCTTCCAGCCACATGCCTTCCTGATGATTGGCATCCCAGGGCTGGAGGCTGTTCATGGATGGATCTCCATCCCCTTCTCTTCCATGTACACTGTGGCCCTCACTGGAAACTGCTTGATTCTCTTGGCTGTGAGGAGAACTCCCAGCTTGCATCAACCCATGTACTACTTCCTGTCCATGCTGGCCCTCACTGATGTGGGCCTCACTCTGTCCACACTGCCCACCACCCTGGCTGTGCTCTGGTTTGATTATCGGCAAATCGGCTTCAATGCCTGCCTGGTCCAAATGTTCTTCCTCCACTCCTTCTCTGTGGTGGAGTCATCAGTGCTCCTGGCCATGTCATTTGACCGCTTTGTGGCCATCTCTAACCCTCTTCACTATGCAGCTATCCTCACCAATAATGTCATTATTAGGATTGGGCTGGCCATTGTGGCCCGTGCTACCCTGTCTCTCTTCCCAGTGCCCTTCCTGCTTAAACGTCTGAACTTCTGCCCTGACAAGATTCTCTTGTCCCACTCATTCTGTTTCCATCCTGATGTGATGAGAAGAGCCTGTGCTGACATCACCATAAACATCCTCTATGGGCTCTATGTGGTACTGTCCACTGGTGGCATAGATTCTCTGTTCATCATCCTCTCCTATGCTCTCATCCTACACACAGTCCTGGGACTGGCCTCCCCCAGGGAGCGCATCCGGGCCTTCAacacctgtgtctctcatatcCTGGCTGTCTTTGTCTTCTTCATCCCAGTCATTACTATGTCCATGATCCACCGTTTTGGGAGGCACCTACCCACTGTTGTACATGCCCTGGTTGCCTATGTGTACCTGGTGGTGCCCCCTGTGCTCAACCCCATCATCTACAGTATGAAATCCAAGCCCATCAGGGAGGCCATGATTAGGATGCTAAAGAGGTAA